From one Anguilla rostrata isolate EN2019 chromosome 12, ASM1855537v3, whole genome shotgun sequence genomic stretch:
- the rwdd2b gene encoding RWD domain-containing protein 2B, with protein sequence MAGIEEAEAQLSEIELLTSMFPSQDEFDVKDHLAIAELREYVEGRTDCPPSSRPEFVIQQKIDTQDLKAVTIAISCTYAVDYPNVLPDISVRCPELSRAQQTRLHADMNAYLKENCCGEVCLLSAVEWVKDNAHVYIAKNLAANSLKKVASAAQPVEVFTRLWIYSHHIYNKVKRKNILEWSSDLGLSGFCMPGKPGIVCVEGPQASCEEFWARVKVLTWKRIMIRHREDFPLDGQPGTEEEIVTSLRRFPGFEEAMFDPHGNRGNHMDLGQLYQFLNDKGCGDVFQLYFGIEGR encoded by the exons ATGGCCGGCATTGAAGAAGCTGAAGCCCAGCTGTCCGAGATTGAGCTGTTGACCAGCATGTTCCCGAGCCAGGACGAGTTTGATGTTAAGGATCACTTGGCGATTGCGGAGTTAAGGGAATATGTGGAAGGCAGAACGGATTGTCCGCCCTCGTCTAGGCCTGAATTTGTAATACAGCAGAAAATAGACACTCAGGATCTGAAAGCG GTAACAATTGCCATCTCCTGCACATATGCGGTTGACTACCCAAACGTTCTACCAGACATTTCAGTAAG ATGTCCAGAACTAAGTCGGGCCCAGCAGACCCGGCTTCACGCGGACATGAATGCGTACTTGAAGGAGAACTGCTGCGGAGAAGTGTGCTTGCTGTCTGCTGTGGAGTGGGTAAAAGACAACGCCCATGTTTATATCGCCAAGAATCTCGCAGCCAACAGCCTGAAGAAAGTGGcctctgcagcacagccagtgGAGGTGTTCACCAGACTCTGGATCTACAGCCACCACATATATAACAAGGTGAAGAGGAAGAACATCTTGGAGTGGTCCAGTGATTTGGGCTTGTCAGGCTTCTGCATGCCAGGGAAGCCGGGCATTGTATGTGTTGAAGGACCGCAGGCTTCCTGTGAAGAATTCTGGGCCAG AGTGAAAGTTTTGACCTGGAAGAGAATCATGATACGACACAGGGAAGACTTTCCTCTGGACGGCCAGCCTGGCACCGAGGAGGAGATCGTGACCTCACTCCGGAGGTTCCCCGGCTTTGAGGAGGCCATGTTTGACCCCCATGGCAACAGAGGGAATCACATGGACCTTGGACAACTCTACCAGTTTCTCAACGATAAAGggtgtggggatgtttttcagctcTACTTTGGAATCGAGGGGAGGTAG